A stretch of the Archangium violaceum genome encodes the following:
- the tmk gene encoding dTMP kinase: protein MLIVFEGIDGSGKTTLSNRVARELRRAGLSVRHVREDGKLASPVSEGLRLFTKNPRNLALTPMAELLLYAARETQLLEEVTRPALATYEIVIADRFLYTAEVLARWGRGLPEHEVRPVLDACARGLQPERVFLIDVDPAIARARRRITKLLAPPRGTSSRKGLAGVGLQARLRAGYRALAAESPERWSLIENTDVPLDTLVGLLVQEVLRLVKGETPSSHVRSRPLPPIHSLAEVRGRFLSRLDGWMQQEPQLAAWFLAGLEGPDIDQRRSQLAGQCPELIAYGLTGLTDANAWELRRQLEEAAPVQVLGSLKNLAADVPEAWAIRERWETRKQEAVADSLGGLDTEKAWALRERIYFSAAEQVVGSLTGLGGERAWKERSRWLSDMGGEAALGLERVARIACRSIRGVDDERAWAWRERAWEAAPDAVLRTLDGLDSERAWELRERHVARAPRAVLGTLEGLDVPRAWALRESFGVQCEEVLDSFVGVEGATAWKLRTALADTWPAATVKNLGPLAFTSRGRTLVERLLESHPQDFALLRQAVRATQEHPSQEIRDASA from the coding sequence ATGTTGATTGTCTTCGAAGGAATCGATGGCTCCGGCAAGACGACGCTGTCCAATCGCGTGGCGCGCGAGCTGCGCCGGGCGGGGCTGAGCGTGCGCCACGTCCGCGAGGACGGCAAGCTGGCCTCCCCCGTGTCCGAGGGCCTGCGGCTCTTCACCAAGAACCCGCGCAACCTCGCGCTCACCCCCATGGCCGAGCTGCTGCTCTATGCCGCTCGCGAGACGCAGCTGTTGGAGGAGGTGACGCGCCCCGCGCTCGCCACGTACGAGATCGTCATCGCGGACCGCTTCCTCTACACCGCGGAGGTGCTCGCCCGGTGGGGACGCGGGCTTCCGGAGCACGAGGTGCGGCCCGTCCTGGACGCGTGCGCCCGGGGCCTGCAACCGGAGCGCGTCTTCCTCATCGACGTGGACCCGGCGATCGCCCGCGCCCGCCGCCGCATCACCAAACTGCTGGCACCGCCCCGGGGCACCTCCTCCCGGAAGGGACTGGCGGGCGTGGGACTGCAGGCGCGGCTGCGCGCGGGCTACCGGGCCCTCGCCGCGGAGTCTCCGGAGCGCTGGAGCCTCATCGAGAACACGGACGTGCCGCTCGACACGCTGGTGGGCCTGCTGGTGCAGGAGGTGCTGCGGCTGGTGAAGGGCGAGACGCCCTCCTCCCACGTGCGCTCCCGTCCGCTGCCGCCCATCCACTCGCTGGCCGAGGTCCGGGGACGGTTCCTCTCGCGGCTGGATGGCTGGATGCAGCAGGAGCCGCAGCTCGCCGCGTGGTTCCTCGCGGGCCTGGAGGGCCCGGACATCGACCAACGCCGGAGCCAGCTCGCCGGCCAGTGCCCGGAGCTGATCGCCTACGGCCTGACCGGGCTCACGGACGCGAACGCGTGGGAGCTGCGGCGGCAACTGGAGGAGGCGGCACCGGTGCAGGTGCTGGGCTCGCTGAAGAACCTGGCCGCGGACGTGCCCGAGGCCTGGGCGATCCGGGAGCGCTGGGAGACGCGCAAGCAGGAGGCCGTCGCGGACTCGCTGGGCGGGCTGGACACGGAGAAGGCCTGGGCGCTGCGCGAACGCATCTACTTCTCCGCCGCGGAGCAGGTGGTCGGCTCGCTCACGGGACTCGGCGGCGAGCGGGCCTGGAAGGAGCGGAGCCGCTGGCTCTCGGACATGGGAGGAGAGGCGGCGCTCGGCCTGGAGCGGGTGGCTCGCATCGCCTGCCGCTCCATCCGGGGCGTGGATGACGAGCGGGCCTGGGCGTGGCGCGAGCGGGCCTGGGAGGCGGCACCGGACGCGGTGCTCCGCACGTTGGATGGGCTCGACAGCGAGCGCGCCTGGGAGCTGCGCGAGCGGCACGTGGCGCGCGCCCCCCGGGCGGTGCTCGGCACCCTCGAGGGGCTGGATGTCCCCCGCGCCTGGGCCCTGCGCGAATCCTTCGGCGTGCAGTGTGAGGAGGTGCTGGACTCGTTCGTGGGCGTGGAAGGAGCCACGGCGTGGAAGTTGCGCACGGCGCTGGCGGACACCTGGCCCGCGGCCACGGTGAAGAACCTCGGGCCCCTGGCCTTCACTTCCCGGGGGCGGACGCTCGTCGAGCGGCTGCTGGAGAGCCACCCCCAGGACTTCGCCCTGCTGCGCCAGGCCGTCCGCGCCACGCAGGAGCACCCCTCCCAGGAGATTCGCGATGCCTCCGCCTGA
- a CDS encoding porin: MYSPRIRTTGRIRAAGWIPLAALLLGSSARAQDEVPPAVPEATEASKAPEVPQVPSTPSADEGKGSLELPSAFGTVEVGGRFSVRETVDAKGLEAWAGKLSIPSARLEVTYSWKKRLKAVVEYDFGDGLDGLKDAYAWLDIAGGFSLRAGQFKLPLSLVELESATRLPLVRRGLLRDVLNDGLELTGRRLGAQLEWKCTGCARALKLRAGVWQLGGDEDVALQNGLGLTPGVRGTWEVLDSLELGASALGTSSQWTAGLDVRHALPIGQGELRTWAEVLVGRTNQLVGSDGPLLMGRALTAWRIGGGKKGALYVEPFVMLSALDTHLQLQDDRLWEVGGGLNFGQRNRWRLQAQVESRRAEASVPAAVQSLDKSLAERRAAMLQMEVSF, encoded by the coding sequence GTGTACAGCCCTCGCATTCGCACCACCGGCCGGATTCGTGCCGCCGGATGGATTCCCCTGGCCGCGCTCCTCCTCGGGTCCTCCGCCCGGGCCCAGGACGAAGTACCTCCCGCCGTCCCGGAAGCCACCGAGGCCTCCAAGGCCCCGGAGGTTCCCCAGGTCCCGTCCACACCCTCCGCCGACGAGGGCAAGGGGAGCCTCGAGCTGCCCTCCGCGTTCGGCACCGTGGAGGTGGGAGGCCGCTTCTCCGTCCGCGAGACGGTGGATGCCAAGGGCCTGGAGGCCTGGGCCGGCAAGCTGTCCATTCCCTCCGCGCGCCTCGAGGTCACCTACTCCTGGAAGAAGCGCCTGAAGGCCGTGGTCGAGTACGACTTCGGTGATGGCCTGGATGGCCTGAAGGACGCCTACGCCTGGTTGGACATCGCCGGGGGCTTCTCCCTCCGGGCCGGCCAGTTCAAGCTGCCCCTGTCCCTCGTGGAGCTGGAGTCCGCGACGCGGCTCCCCCTGGTGCGCCGGGGCCTGCTGCGCGACGTGCTGAATGACGGGCTGGAGCTCACGGGCCGCCGCCTGGGCGCGCAGCTCGAGTGGAAGTGCACGGGATGCGCGCGGGCGCTCAAGCTGCGTGCCGGCGTGTGGCAATTGGGCGGGGACGAGGACGTGGCCCTGCAGAACGGGCTGGGCCTCACTCCGGGCGTCCGGGGCACATGGGAGGTGTTGGACTCGCTGGAGCTGGGCGCCTCCGCCCTCGGCACCTCGTCCCAATGGACGGCCGGGCTCGACGTGAGGCACGCGCTGCCCATCGGCCAGGGCGAGCTGCGCACCTGGGCCGAGGTGCTCGTGGGCCGCACGAATCAGCTCGTGGGAAGCGACGGGCCACTGCTCATGGGACGGGCGCTGACGGCCTGGCGCATCGGCGGGGGCAAGAAGGGGGCGCTGTACGTCGAGCCCTTCGTGATGCTCTCGGCGCTCGACACCCACCTCCAGCTCCAGGACGACCGGCTCTGGGAGGTGGGGGGTGGACTCAACTTCGGACAGAGGAACCGCTGGCGGTTGCAGGCCCAGGTGGAGAGCCGCCGGGCCGAGGCCTCCGTGCCCGCCGCGGTCCAGTCCCTCGACAAGAGCCTCGCGGAGAGGCGAGCGGCGATGTTGCAGATGGAGGTGAGCTTCTGA